CATTTTTCGCTTAAAACAGgaaatgtaataattatacataacaATACTAAAAACTATTCAATAGTCTTATTATAAGTATTTCGGTTCTTttcaggagtaatctagtccagTTCATTTGCGAAGTCAGAGGCATCGAGGTACGATGTCCCTTCAAAGTTTTCAGTGAGGTTCACttctttagtttttcttttcgtggactcttgatataacttacagagatgtggaggagtacgacaggtacgagACTAATGTCCTTTACAgccacatctgtaacatactGTCTCACGCTTCTTGGTGGTATCCTCTTGAGTTTCTTTACCTTTAGAAACTTGTTCGGATCTAACCCACTTGTTAGATCCCTTCCATTTGGGATTGTAAGTTTTCCCACATTTGCTGTTGAAACGGCGACCACGATCTCGGTTGGTCTGGTTTCTCTTTTCCGATTtttctaccgccgtagcattcacttcaggAAATgcttggctcccgtaggtcggaaattgtggtttttaatcaggagctcattgttcttttcagcaaacatgagcgcaaccatcaattcagaaaatctcGTGTACCcgtattttatgtaaatttcgGGCAGGAAATGAAGCTGTTTGTGGAAAGTGTTGTACGTTTTATTCATCATTTTTGCCTCAGAGACAAGGTTACCACAATACTTCAGGAGTGAAACTATCCTCAGGACAGCGGAATTGTATTCCTCAACCTTTTGAAAAtcatggaacctcagatttttccactcttctagaGCGTGAGGGAGGTTGACTTCTCTCTGGTTATCGAACCTTTCTTTTAAAGCTTGCCACAGTTCAGCTGGTTCTTCTATGCTCGCATAGTCATGAGTGACGTTCTCATCGAGGTGTTTCTTCAGGAAAATTATCGCTTCAACCTTATGCTCAGGCggcgatttgttaccgattATCTTTTTCATCACCAGATATGGTTTCACGTTTGCGACCCATCCGACGTAGTTTTCGCCAGTTATTTTGAGAGCCGGAAATTGAAGATGTTCAATtcttgccatttgtatttctaaaacacaaaataatatattttattagaattttgtaattttaaaataaacaatttatattaatagtgcacgcaattacaaggagaagtaACGCATAGAAAAGTAAACCGACATTAAGCGTAAATTCTTGAAGAGTAAATTTTCCAATAAAAAACCATACATAgaagtaaaaaatagaatagCACATAAAACCACAAATAtacgaatcatctttcttgcaaTGAAAACCCGGAATTGagcgatttgaaaatatttgagagaACATAGAAATATTTTGGATGAAGTAAATGAGTGAAGAATGAgtatatttatagatgaaaatactGTTCATAGCCGTTTGGAAAAGggtaaaaattttgaaaattttctttgtgaccgttgggatTAAATCGCATGAACGAAAATCGATCTGAAAAGATTGCTTTAATCAGTCAACCAAATTTCGTAAATTTCgtaaatttcataatattttatataggtggccaaacatttatataataactataatataataaacaaataaatatcaatCGTATTATGataatagaaaaattataacattaaataaattatgcagCGGCACAGCCAAACCAATAATTATAGTGTATTTAACAACCAAATTTTATTAACGAGGTGACATACCGTCCACAATATAGATAAATGATAATTAACTAAAACAATtactacaaaataataaatagtaataTAGGTGGTATACCGACTATTATAGTAAGGTATATatgatacatataaattttaccgaatcgcaaagtgatcgtgctgataacgtgttatgaaataacttacaattttatagtatcgagaaatttaaataagggcgaaATTTTATACCCGCAAGAAGGAGATAACACTAATATAAGATGAATATACGaaagagagagtttattataaagaGGGAGAAGAGAGATGAGGTGTGAATTACAATCGAACGaaaacgttcgtatatataaaggtaaaaagataaagttattaaccgaacccgaacgggtaacccgaaaaatccgaaattaatagtcaatatatatattttgaaatatatataagtatttcaattattaaattcaatatttgtggtaatatgatatataataataaatattaaatttttaatatatgctttaaatatataattagttataaataagtattttataattttctcattgaaataaaaaatctacTCTCTATAAGACAATACGTATTGTTTAcaaataatgtttgttttcttgatttaacattttattgttattttatcaattttatgtgtgacagattaatttttatttactttatatgtttttttatgttttgtttcaaagtttttgttttttactttggttatatccgaaccgaaccgatataacccgtatccgtacgatatatgattattttatgggttttaggatgcaatacaattttgaaccgaacccgaagagttattatccgaacccgacccgtactaaTAAAGTTTTAGTATAAGACCTATAGCGTAAACCCGACCAACCCGAACGTCCATGCCTAAAAAAGCCCATGGGCTGATATTGATACAAATGGATCAAAGCTAAACCTTACAAAATTACCCCAAACTAAATCCAACATCAAAAGATTAGAGATAAGGATGTCTTTAGACATCACAGCTGTACTCCACATGCTTTCTGCTGAGTAAAGATAGAGATTACGTGTCACACAAAGGGATGGTGCTGCTTCTTCACCGGATCCGCCGTATGCAAGAAACTTCCGCTGGTGGATAGAAACAATTTAGCCAGCAAACCAACTTTGAATCTATTTGTACGCTTCAATCTCTCAGATCGCCTATGCTTTCCTTGAATTTCACTCTCTTCATCAGATGTTAAAATTACCAAGCCACTATGAACGATTCAGCAAACAGTCTTTGTCAAAAGGCTTGTTTATAAAACAAACTTTGACTTTTCTTCAACTGAAGTAAACCGCCAAACAAACATGCAAAGCTCCATTTTTCACTTCTTGTGAAGACTTTGCCAAGATTATAGACGCAAAGATTTAAGAAAGTGAAAATAGAGGATAACTAACGAAGAGAAACGAAACTTTAAGAAAACAGTCGGAATTTCAGCTTAAAACAGAGAGATGAAGCTTTAAGTACACacacacaacaaaaaaaaccttCAACTCCTAATCCGAGAAAGTTTAAACATGTCGATCAACTCGGATTTGGTTGAAAACCACATCAAAATCGCCACTGCGAAAAAAATAATTCTGCAACCGGAAAAGAGAATTCGCCGAGCGAAAGAAAAGATTTACAACCAAACATAGCTCTTTCCCTCTCTAACTAAGCTGTATCCTCTGAAAGATTTGAGTCTGGTAAGAGGTATAGAGCTTTCTCGAGAGAAACCTCTCTCTAAGTGAGGAGAGAGAAGCTCCAGTCTGCAtagttaaaaacaaattttttttttggtatggagtaaaatttgtttgtttctttgacACAAAAATTGAGGGTagagttttgtttctttccatTTGTTTGGAATAAAATCATTCTATGAAACTACAGCGTATCGAGCTTTAGATCTCCGTGGTCTTGTTCTCCAAAGTATCGCACGAGGACTCGGACATAATCTGTATGGCACTTTAGGTGTCCGAATCTCAGGAACCCTGTTACATACAAAGTGCCATGTTATCATCAGCTTCAGTATTCTCTaataaattgaaaaaagaaaagaactaGAGATATCTATTATTGTTTACCAAAATAAACAACcaatattaaaaagaataattGAACTGAAGACAAGGAGGGTACGAATTCTTACTGTAATCCAGAAATTTCGATTTGGGAAAAGTCAAAGTTAGTTAAACTATCTGATGTCGCCGTCGTATGTGAGGTCATGCGTCCCTTCAATTTTCCCGGCGGCGACTCTTCCGACGAAGGCTGCTTTATAGCAATCACTTTGCAGCCCAAGTTTCTAGTTACATCAATCCCACTCATTGCCCATCTACACATCGATAGAGTAACTACTAATTCAGAATCTTTAGTTATTATGACCCCGTAACTGTAGAATCGATCATAAAAGTACCTGTAAAGAAAGCTGTTTTGATGGAGACCAACGAGAATCATCGATGCACCAAGCTCTTTCACCACTTCAGCGATGGTTCTTCCATCTTCGTCGCCTTCTCTCACTATTATCTCCGTATTCGTCTGTAAGTTAACCACGATCACGAAAAAAATCAAGAACGGAGAAAGTTTGGGATCAGACTTATTTCATTTCACTCACGTTGAAGAAAGCGTCGCAGATTTCACGGAAAGAGAGGGCGAGATGGTATCCGTGGCGTCGGAGGAGACGCGCCGCTGTCGATTTCTTCTTGCGCGGCGGAGGAGAGATTACGTGGAGGAGGACTATGATGTCACCTTGACGGAAGAGGTTATGGAGTGCCCATTGCAACGCCGTCCTCGCcgcttctttatcttctacaACCACCACGATCCTCCGTACGTCTCCCATTATTATTCTCTCTCCCTTTGTGTTTGGTCTGATAAAAGGAGAATTGAATTGGGTTCGGTTTTATGTCGTAGTTCTTGTGACTCACTTTCTCTCATCAGCGTCTcaatatgtatataataataatagtttgaATGTTGAAATTTGGAATTTATGTTTGTGGAAATAAATCAAAGTGGGTCGAATGTGTTTTTGTTATGCATTTTTTGAAATCATGGACCGTGTTTTTGTTATCAAGATAGAGTGAATACTATGCAGTTTTACACTATTTCGGGAAATAACTTGATTCTCTCATTGGTTGCCaatcaaaaaaattttaaagacatcaatcaaagtttcaaaaaaaaaagtcaaggaATCATGTTCGGTCATTTCACAcgtaagtaaaaaaaaaattaccactACATTTctcatattcttttattttcacGATTGCGAGtttttatgttattatttatCGAAAGTCGAAACCATCATCTATAGATCGATACATTAATTGCTAACATAGAGTTTTTGGTCGTGTTCGTGGTGCTAAGGACTTTTGGTATACAAATGacatttttttgatcaacataGACAAATGACATTTAAAGATTTAAAAGTTTAGAAACGCAGAGGCAGAGTTCtgattttcttaacaaataccAAACGGTCAAAAGTTAAACCTACTTGCAAAGATTTGAAGTACAATATGACAACGCGTTAAGAACCCAACCCCACGTGTCAAGCTTTAGACTCTACAAACTTAAAAAGGCAACTCTGAAGGGTCCACATACTCCGCGTCAGCAGCTGACAAAGGCATATGACTTCCACATGTATTTGACACAACTCATAATAAATACAAATCTCACGCGCCCTTCTCGCAGTTTTCTCGTTTTAGCGTAATCATAGTCCCATGAGTTACACGCTCTCCATTAGCGCGTGTCTAACTATGTAAGCTGTAAACGAAGTTGCTACAAAAACCACAAATCTGCTAATATTGAGCCATGAATCCGAGGACGGTCTAGATAAttactttatataaatataaagtattcatgcattatatatattcttaaaaagtattttaaagaaataaaatagtgGAACATGACACAATCAAAAATTGGTTGCATCTCAGGGATGTCTTTGCGCTTGTCATTTTCCATAACAATTCTGGAAAAGTCCGCACATTTGAGTTTCATATTCCTGTAAActagttggaaaaaaaaaggaaactacaTTTTATCTTTTTGGAAAACAAAATATCCATACTCTTGATaatatctaatataatataatacataatattatttataaaaatatttaatatataaacaagaACAGAAAGGGATTTAGTCATTTCCATATAATATATTCGAAAGGAGTATCtcacttctttttttgttaacattctaattttattattacatCCACGAGATTACATATTGTTGAGTTCTTAATCTAGCATTTTTAGCTAATACATCAACATTTCTAGTTAAGTTTCTAGTCACAAGGAGTATCTCACTTAACTTTGAGAACCCCGAGTGATGGGAACATTTTTTATTGGTTGCATCATAAAATTTTTACCACAgaagtaaaaattttaaaagagaaagGGAGAGTACGGAAGGTTTGTTAGATAAATTTCATATTAGCATTAAACACTTGAGACTTGAGAGGTTAATATAAAAATGCTCTTAATTATAGGTTATACCGAAAGGTGATCCGATCTGTGTTTATGTACCTGAGCTAGGAGCTGATACCACCTACAGTGATACGATGAAGTTTAGTTATGTCTATTTGCTGGCTTGAACTTTCTGCTATGGTTATTGAAGCTCTAACGTCTAGTTTGAGAAAATGTTCCAATACAAACTCATGTGTATATGATTTCAAGCTATAGCAATTTCAAATGGGTTAAACAACAGATACTACTTTTTTGACGAAATCAACAGAAAACTCAGAACACATGAATAATACAGTTTTcaagttttaaatttcaaagaGGCCTCAATGATTTTTTAGGAACAACTCGTCAATGTCTCAGCTTGAAGATCCTCTGTTCAGTCTTGCTTTTTTCGGGGATGGCGACTTAAATAGGTTCCGAACAGATGTTAACGGATCATCTACCTGAAAACAACACATAAAGAATCATCAAAGACATTATAATTGATGAAATAGCAATAATCTTCCGGGTGTAGAAAAGCATATGGTTCTTGTTCTTTACAATTTGATCATTTATCTAATGCTCAGAACcatccaaaaatatattgtgGGTTGTTAATTATTCGATCCTGCTACTTGTTCCTATAAAAGGGGCTCATGTAGTTATGTTGAGAGAAAAATGGGAATGGTCGGAGTTAAGTTATATCAGTCTGCAAATACTAAATAGCGTGTTTCCATCCTTACACTAAAAACGAATTACTTTGCCTaagaataaatgaaaaaaaaaataagttaccTTGAAAATGGAAGAGGGTGACGGTGGAGTCTGACAAGATCCCTTCTGGCGTTGTAATGCGGACAGAGTCCGTCTCCATCCAGGGCCTCTTCTACCAGTCGACCAGATCCAAGGACAGAAATGCCTATGCTGATTGATCGGATCAAACTCCATCTGTTTGTTTGATTTACCTGTATCTTCACAAAGAAAGATGTGTCAAGCACAGTGCTACAAGCCTACAGCATTCTACTTATGAGAGGTTTCATACAATTAGCTATGAGCATAGTTCATTGGTTTGGTTAACAACTAGTGCTTGTAATAATCTGAGAAATTTGTATCTGCAATGATACTCTTAAGCAATTTACCTCCAGTTGAATCCTTTGGTTTATAGTTTTCAGGAAGACTTGATGTTACCACCATCAGTTGTTTGTCTTTGGTTTGTGGTGTAGTATTACTATCTAAATCAGATGCGTTTCTTCCTCCATCAGCCTTCTCCCCCACATCAATCATGTCTTGATCGCTATTTTCCATACCACCTCCATTTCTCTCTGGTGTCCTACACTGCTGATCCTGAATAGAATTGTCAGTCCCGTGATCACGATCTCTAGAGTAAGAAGCAAACCTCGACCTCAAGTTCCTGCCGACAATAGGCAGCGATATGGTCGCTTTGAAGTTTTGCTTCGTTGCTGGGGGTCCTCCTGCTATGGTAAACTGTAAGCTTGAAGTTTGTCTTTGAAGAGTACCATCCCTGGAGTTTTTCTCGGTGTTAACTTCTGTGTCACCGGTGACTCTACACAATTCCAGTGGTCTCGGAACAGTTGAGAAAACCCAGAGCCCAACACAGGCTCCACAGAGCTTACAGTCTAGTACAACAGAACTGGGATCAGAGTTTAGTGTGTCGGGAACCACTGGGTTTTCACTATTCTCTGATACTCCATTTGGATTCGAAGTTGAACTGGAGGAGCTTAGAAGCTCACGGGTAGCAGTTTCTGGAAGCAAATCAATAGTATCTGTACCCTTAGAGGCCTCGCCAGATTTATCTTTGCAGTCCACAATATAGGGAAGTGCCCTCGGTTCCCATCCACATAAACTGATAAGCTTTTGTGCCTGCAAACATGAATGCAACAGTACTTCTTATTAGCTATGACtcaaaaaataaaccaaatgcCTCTTAGAAAGGATGAGATAGTCATTACGTTATCATTAATTAACTGTAAGTCTCTAAGCTAACTATATTATATGAACAAAATCAAATGAATTGGGAAGAATGACGGACCAAGGGAACTATATTGATAGATGCACAATAGTATAAGGATCATCCTATTCTACAAATATCATATAAGTGCCTTGAAAGCACAACATGAACATGGAAATGTTATACCAGATTGCAAAAGTGTTTTATGTTATCTAGGAATAATTGAGATTTCTTGAGTGCAGATCAAACCTGGTAGAAAAGTTGAGCCGGACTCGCTCCAACATGATTGATAAAGGATTCCGTTTGAGAACATTCGGCTGTTGTGTCGCCAGATGCAATATGTCGTCTAAGATATTCCTCCAGGTCAGAGGTCTTCATGTAGTCAATGGCTGATGGTGAGATAACAGGCAGAGCTAAAAGCTGAAGTAAAGCTTCAGACCGTTCTTCATGCCGTTCTACTAAATCCTGCGGCGTCATTGAAGGAAACTCCGAAAGTGTTTCTTCGCATGAATTCTCAATCCACGGACAAAGTAGTTTGTGTCCATTATCCAACTTTAAGCTGAAGACAGAGGCTGCTTTCTCCACTGTAAGAAACCAACAGAGACGATATCCAACTTGTTAACTGTATATACACACACAAGACGATTCTAGTCtacacacacaaaagaaaatgCCCACACCGTACCTTGTTGCTTTGACCAAGAAGCCGGTGCTGAAAAGTAAAGATGAGCTCCACAAGATTCACAAGAGATAGTATCAGTGTCAGCATTCACCCACCCTCTCCTCGCGCAATTCAAAGCACTAATAACCTACCACCACACACAGAGAACAGGAATCAGCTAAGCATTCCATAGCAGAAATAAAGGTGAGAAAGAGGTAGACCTGGGGTTTGGCAAACCAAGTCATGGACTTGAAAGTAGCAAGCCTCCTCATAAGGTCTCCTCTATCCCACGGCCTGCAAAGACCAGACTGTGATGTCCCGGTGGCCGGAGCCTTCAAAGACCTATCAATGGTAGCTAATGCAGTCTTTGGCTCAACAAGTGCTAACGCAGATGAAGGATTCGGACGCTTCTTGCCTCTTGATTGCTGCTCTACAGGTGAGCTACAGAGACAAACAAATGATATACAAGTGACTAGATTACAGCTTCCATTATGCAACCACAATCATCTAAAAATTGAAATCAGATTAACGATTGTAAAGAGTCGGAATCGATCTTAGCGAAGGTAGATGGAGATCTAATACTGACCtagtggaggaggaggaggaaggaaGCGGAGATTTCGATGGGGTGAAGAGCTTGTCCATGATCTGGTGGAACCTCTTCTCCGAGTCTTGTGCCATTGTTTACTTTTCTTCTGAGATCGTATAAACCCTAATCCCTTTCAGATTCGCCTCTATCTTCGCCGCTCAGGTGAATGAGTGAGTGGTGAGGCGGAACAGCACGAAAACGACGGGACTTCTGTCGTTTTGGTTCTCTAAGTTCTCaaataattttatctattttatgcCCTTTAATTAATACTCAGGGCGcataattttatctattttatggGTCAATCTTTCATCCAATTAATCTCAAGACATGCAGCCGTAACAATCAATCTGGTACACCGAAACATGTGTTGTGATAGTTATTGCCCAAAATGTGAAGCGCCAGAAGAGAATGTTACTCATGCGATCTTTGAGTGTCCACCGGCCTTACATGCATGGAAATTATCATCAACACCGTCGAGCCCGTAAATCTTCCCTGTACCAAGTATTTATGCTAATATGGACTATCTTTTTTGGAGAAATAATAGTATTGTGGAGCCAGAAGATGATAGAGACTCAtatccttggataatttggtacatcTGGAAAGTTAGGAACGATTAGTTGTTTAGAGGCATAGACAGAGACCCTTTGGAACTAGTCATGTATGCAGAGAGCGAGTACCAAGCTTGGTACAATGCAAGAGACACTGTGCCGGTTCCGAAACAGGTACAGATTGCCGAAGAAACACAagccttaagcttgggtaatatttgtatggtggatggttcatggacctccACAGCTCAGTTTAATGGTATGGGATGGGTTTGGAAGGATACCATGGGGAAGATTCAGCTAATGGGGTCAAGGAATTTAAGGAGACGGGAGACAACTTTACACTCGGAACTGGAAGCGCTGCAAtgggcaatggagagcatgATACAACACTCGACCTGCCAGAGGTTTGAGACAGACTACAAGGATCTGATTGCAATGTTAGAACAACCACAAGCTTGGCCCAACTTCTCAACTGAGCTGGAAATCATTCAAACTCTTCGGTTGTGTGTTTTCGGACTTCGAGATCAGCTACTTTCCAAGAACGCAGAATGTGATTGTTGATTCGTTAGCTAGGAATGCACGTTCTTTTCATAGAtctttatgttttattggttgttctattccggtctagCTACCTAGATCACCTCAGGTTTGAGTAACAGAATAGTTGTTtactgtcaaaaaaaaaaaaatttaatacttAGGGACTTGGGCAATTTTTTCTAGTAATCTTAGAATAGAATGAATGATGACTAAAGAATGACGAGGAATAATACATTCCCTAATATCATCTCCAATGGGGGTTCTATCCATTGAAGTTCTAAACAtgcatatatatgtatgtatatgttgtatgtgtgtataatTGTGGGATCCATGATTTTACGGGAATCCAAACCgagagtttttttaaaaaaaaattttaagaaactCTCGGTTAGGTTTTCCGTAAAATCATGGGTCCCACAATtgcacacacacatacaacaatacatatatatatatgtatatctgcATGTTTAGAACTCTAATGGGTAGAATTCCTTTGGAAGTGTTCTAAGGTTCCTAAAAAGAATCACCATTCACGAGCAATGATTTTCCCTTCTGATCCCctctcattctttttttttttagagaaataaaaaataaaactattctTTGTTAAATTTGAAAAGGAACAaccatactttttttttttgtgtcatcTGTTAATTTCATTTATTTGCTCAAACGAGCTTAAACAAACTTACATCCAAGCAGTTAATGGATTCCCCATCTATACCAAAAAATTAAGTCAACCCCCATATCAATCTTCACAAACCTTGATCCAAACCCAAAAAATGCCTCGCACTTAACCATTAGGTCCTAACACCCACAGAGGACCGCCTTTCTTCATTCTCAAAGAGTTCCCGAAACCAAAAGGAGCACCCGTAGCTACGTAAGTCTGCATGTAACAAtcattcctttt
The window above is part of the Brassica napus cultivar Da-Ae chromosome C8, Da-Ae, whole genome shotgun sequence genome. Proteins encoded here:
- the BNAC08G03160D gene encoding uncharacterized protein BNAC08G03160D, translating into MGDVRRIVVVVEDKEAARTALQWALHNLFRQGDIIVLLHVISPPPRKKKSTAARLLRRHGYHLALSFREICDAFFNTNTEIIVREGDEDGRTIAEVVKELGASMILVGLHQNSFLYRWAMSGIDVTRNLGCKVIAIKQPSSEESPPGKLKGRMTSHTTATSDSLTNFDFSQIEISGLQVPEIRTPKVPYRLCPSPRAILWRTRPRRSKARYAVVS
- the LOC106423775 gene encoding uncharacterized protein LOC106423775 isoform X2, whose protein sequence is MAQDSEKRFHQIMDKLFTPSKSPLPSSSSSTSSPVEQQSRGKKRPNPSSALALVEPKTALATIDRSLKAPATGTSQSGLCRPWDRGDLMRRLATFKSMTWFAKPQVISALNCARRGWVNADTDTISCESCGAHLYFSAPASWSKQQVEKAASVFSLKLDNGHKLLCPWIENSCEETLSEFPSMTPQDLVERHEERSEALLQLLALPVISPSAIDYMKTSDLEEYLRRHIASGDTTAECSQTESFINHVGASPAQLFYQAQKLISLCGWEPRALPYIVDCKDKSGEASKGTDTIDLLPETATRELLSSSSSTSNPNGVSENSENPVVPDTLNSDPSSVVLDCKLCGACVGLWVFSTVPRPLELCRVTGDTEVNTEKNSRDGTLQRQTSSLQFTIAGGPPATKQNFKATISLPIVGRNLRSRFASYSRDRDHGTDNSIQDQQCRTPERNGGGMENSDQDMIDVGEKADGGRNASDLDSNTTPQTKDKQLMVVTSSLPENYKPKDSTGGKSNKQMEFDPINQHRHFCPWIWSTGRRGPGWRRTLSALQRQKGSCQTPPSPSSIFKVDDPLTSVRNLFKSPSPKKARLNRGSSS
- the LOC106423775 gene encoding uncharacterized protein LOC106423775 isoform X1, which codes for MAQDSEKRFHQIMDKLFTPSKSPLPSSSSSTSSPVEQQSRGKKRPNPSSALALVEPKTALATIDRSLKAPATGTSQSGLCRPWDRGDLMRRLATFKSMTWFAKPQVISALNCARRGWVNADTDTISCESCGAHLYFSAPASWSKQQVEKAASVFSLKLDNGHKLLCPWIENSCEETLSEFPSMTPQDLVERHEERSEALLQLLALPVISPSAIDYMKTSDLEEYLRRHIASGDTTAECSQTESFINHVGASPAQLFYQAQKLISLCGWEPRALPYIVDCKDKSGEASKGTDTIDLLPETATRELLSSSSSTSNPNGVSENSENPVVPDTLNSDPSSVVLDCKLCGACVGLWVFSTVPRPLELCRVTGDTEVNTEKNSRDGTLQRQTSSLQFTIAGGPPATKQNFKATISLPIVGRNLRSRFASYSRDRDHGTDNSIQDQQCRTPERNGGGMENSDQDMIDVGEKADGGRNASDLDSNTTPQTKDKQLMVVTSSLPENYKPKDSTGDTGKSNKQMEFDPINQHRHFCPWIWSTGRRGPGWRRTLSALQRQKGSCQTPPSPSSIFKVDDPLTSVRNLFKSPSPKKARLNRGSSS